In Solenopsis invicta isolate M01_SB chromosome 13, UNIL_Sinv_3.0, whole genome shotgun sequence, one DNA window encodes the following:
- the LOC105203247 gene encoding uncharacterized protein LOC105203247 isoform X2 yields the protein MESNKSKENRKGNNRRRGGRKEEKLRRIKHLKSEETVSLWPPLPIADVFNTAEQETSLDLENFDKGSEKFKPSLMCPALRRQLQTHKNVLRLLHEHKLASTQINGQRILSIQPIRWSGPTPGIDCEIFVGRIPKTIYEDTLYPLFKRVGEVFQIRLMVDMAELTRGYCFIMYTNPDDAARAITQLDQYEISPGRKIRVLASVNKCKLYVGPLPWHIASEEVVIYASAWDIEYVSIYRFPNHDAAYAIVSFKSHRNAALARRKLRPERLFKCNEVHVEWARVDWNPTNVYEDRGTVDDKGDVQITRKYLQSKKTTTSTPAPSTESNDSKGSCKQISPICPPQSPNGDNGPANSPITKSFGRRNRNVSRYSTMLAMSAMDEASLGDENKKPPQMVLTDINDNVQSLDEHYYFQDKTLLKKDADGFPNFDMWNSNTVSTLPHLPTDSSRSYEPLNKLSKKSLRENAAEYPPPQASLFNGYPNDSGARTIASYNSNCNFLANKTIDQTRSIAAVRHQNYPACYVLVPYFYSKDAIACPQSSLTHQDRRLYGCNEQIDVSYLNSLQIGEKLSDHEVWHGGVLTKVGKGDAILRTANPFATTSRYVQNCTPNRVLNCTPTENATSCLIPFDVASDNEDKRPRPILKQETTRVE from the exons ATGGAGAGTAATAAATCGAAAGAGAACCGGAAAGGAAATAACCGACGAAGAGGCGGCAGGAAGGAGGAGAAGCTTCGACGGATAAAACATTTGAAGAGTGAAGAAACCGTAAGCCTCTGGCCGCCGCTCCCCATCGCCGATGTCTTCAATACTGCGGAACAGGAGACGTCTCTGGATCTGGAAAATTTTGACAAAG GGAGTGAAAAGTTTAAGCCGTCGCTTATGTGTCCCGCCTTACGTCGACAACTACAAACGCATAAAAATGTTCTTCGACTCTTGCACGAGCATAAGCTAGCCTCTACACAGATCAATGGACAGAGAATTCTCAGCATCCAACCGATCCGTTGGAGCGGACCGACTCCTGGTATAGATTGTGAAATTTTTGTCGGTCGGATCCCAAAGACAATTTATGAAGATACCCTGTACCCGTTGTTCAAGAGGGTCGGGGAGGTCTTCCAGATCCGGTTGATGGTAGATATGGCCGAGTTGACGCGGGGTTACTGTTTTATCATGTATACAAATCCGGATGACGCGGCACGCGCCATCACCCAGTTAGACCAGTACGAAATCTCACCAGGCAGAAAAATAAGGGTCTTGGCGAGTGTAAATAAGTGCAAACTCTATGTCGGTCCTCTGCCGTGGCACATCGCATCAGAAGAAGTT GTGATTTATGCATCAGCATGGGATATCGAGTACGTGTCTATTTATCGATTTCCGAATCACGATGCTGCCTATGCTATAGTTTCTTTCAAATCACATCGTAATGCAGCCTTGGCGAGACGAAAATTGAGACCTGAAAGGCTCTTTAAATGTAATGAAGTACACGTTGAATGGGCACGTGTCGATTGGAATCCTACTAACGTG TACGAAGATCGTGGTACGGTCGACGACAAAGGTGACGTACAGATCACTCGAAAGTATCTGCAATCGAAGAAGACCACCACGTCCACGCCAGCACCATCGACTGAATCGAACGATTCTAAGGGCAGCTGCAAGCAAATCTCGCCGATCTGTCCACCACAATCGCCGAACGGCGACAACGGCCCAGCCAATTCACCAATTACTAAATCCTTTGGTCGCCGAAACCGCAACGTCAGTCGTTATTCCACTATGCTGGCCATGTCGGCAATGGATGAGGCTTCGCTGGGTGATGAAAACAAGAAGCCGCCGCAGATGGTGCTCACGGACATCAACGACAATGTACAGTCGCTAGATGAGCACTACTACTTCCAGGACAAAACGCTGCTAAAGAAAGACGCGGACGGCTTTCCTAATTTCGATATGTGGAACTCCAATACAGTGTCCACGCTACCCCATTTGCCCACGGACAGTTCGAGGTCTTACGAGCCGCTGAATAAATTGTCGAAGAAGTCGCTGCGTGAGAACGCAGCGGAATATCCACCGCCGCAGGCTTCCTTGTTTAACGGATATCCGAACGATTCCGGGGCTCGAACGATTGCGAGCTACAACTCCAATTGCAATTTTCTCGCCAACAAGACGATTGATCAGACCCGATCGATAGCCGCCGTTCGCCATCAGAATTATCCGGCGTGTTACGTGCTGGTGCCGTATTTTTATTCGAAGGACGCAATCGCTTGTCCGCAATCCTCTCTTACTCATCAGGATCGCCGATTATACGGCTGCAACGAGCAGATCGATGTCTCCTATCTGAATTCCCTCCAAATCGGCGAGAAGCTTAGCGATCACGAAGTCTGGCACGGTGGGGTCCTGACGAAGGTGGGAAAAGGCGACGCGATATTGCGTACAGCCAATCCGTTTGCTACTACGTCGCGCTACGTTCAAAATTGCACGCCGAATCGCGTCCTGAATTGCACGCCTACAGAAAACGCGACGTCCTGTCTTATTCCGTTCGACGTGGCGAGCGACAATGAGGACAAACGGCCCAGACCGATCCTGAAGCAGGAAACCACTCGTGttgaatag
- the LOC105203247 gene encoding uncharacterized protein LOC105203247 isoform X1 produces MESNKSKENRKGNNRRRGGRKEEKLRRIKHLKSEETVSLWPPLPIADVFNTAEQETSLDLENFDKGSEKFKPSLMCPALRRQLQTHKNVLRLLHEHKLASTQINGQRILSIQPIRWSGPTPGIDCEIFVGRIPKTIYEDTLYPLFKRVGEVFQIRLMVDMAELTRGYCFIMYTNPDDAARAITQLDQYEISPGRKIRVLASVNKCKLYVGPLPWHIASEEVVRVIYASAWDIEYVSIYRFPNHDAAYAIVSFKSHRNAALARRKLRPERLFKCNEVHVEWARVDWNPTNVYEDRGTVDDKGDVQITRKYLQSKKTTTSTPAPSTESNDSKGSCKQISPICPPQSPNGDNGPANSPITKSFGRRNRNVSRYSTMLAMSAMDEASLGDENKKPPQMVLTDINDNVQSLDEHYYFQDKTLLKKDADGFPNFDMWNSNTVSTLPHLPTDSSRSYEPLNKLSKKSLRENAAEYPPPQASLFNGYPNDSGARTIASYNSNCNFLANKTIDQTRSIAAVRHQNYPACYVLVPYFYSKDAIACPQSSLTHQDRRLYGCNEQIDVSYLNSLQIGEKLSDHEVWHGGVLTKVGKGDAILRTANPFATTSRYVQNCTPNRVLNCTPTENATSCLIPFDVASDNEDKRPRPILKQETTRVE; encoded by the exons ATGGAGAGTAATAAATCGAAAGAGAACCGGAAAGGAAATAACCGACGAAGAGGCGGCAGGAAGGAGGAGAAGCTTCGACGGATAAAACATTTGAAGAGTGAAGAAACCGTAAGCCTCTGGCCGCCGCTCCCCATCGCCGATGTCTTCAATACTGCGGAACAGGAGACGTCTCTGGATCTGGAAAATTTTGACAAAG GGAGTGAAAAGTTTAAGCCGTCGCTTATGTGTCCCGCCTTACGTCGACAACTACAAACGCATAAAAATGTTCTTCGACTCTTGCACGAGCATAAGCTAGCCTCTACACAGATCAATGGACAGAGAATTCTCAGCATCCAACCGATCCGTTGGAGCGGACCGACTCCTGGTATAGATTGTGAAATTTTTGTCGGTCGGATCCCAAAGACAATTTATGAAGATACCCTGTACCCGTTGTTCAAGAGGGTCGGGGAGGTCTTCCAGATCCGGTTGATGGTAGATATGGCCGAGTTGACGCGGGGTTACTGTTTTATCATGTATACAAATCCGGATGACGCGGCACGCGCCATCACCCAGTTAGACCAGTACGAAATCTCACCAGGCAGAAAAATAAGGGTCTTGGCGAGTGTAAATAAGTGCAAACTCTATGTCGGTCCTCTGCCGTGGCACATCGCATCAGAAGAAGTTGTTAGA GTGATTTATGCATCAGCATGGGATATCGAGTACGTGTCTATTTATCGATTTCCGAATCACGATGCTGCCTATGCTATAGTTTCTTTCAAATCACATCGTAATGCAGCCTTGGCGAGACGAAAATTGAGACCTGAAAGGCTCTTTAAATGTAATGAAGTACACGTTGAATGGGCACGTGTCGATTGGAATCCTACTAACGTG TACGAAGATCGTGGTACGGTCGACGACAAAGGTGACGTACAGATCACTCGAAAGTATCTGCAATCGAAGAAGACCACCACGTCCACGCCAGCACCATCGACTGAATCGAACGATTCTAAGGGCAGCTGCAAGCAAATCTCGCCGATCTGTCCACCACAATCGCCGAACGGCGACAACGGCCCAGCCAATTCACCAATTACTAAATCCTTTGGTCGCCGAAACCGCAACGTCAGTCGTTATTCCACTATGCTGGCCATGTCGGCAATGGATGAGGCTTCGCTGGGTGATGAAAACAAGAAGCCGCCGCAGATGGTGCTCACGGACATCAACGACAATGTACAGTCGCTAGATGAGCACTACTACTTCCAGGACAAAACGCTGCTAAAGAAAGACGCGGACGGCTTTCCTAATTTCGATATGTGGAACTCCAATACAGTGTCCACGCTACCCCATTTGCCCACGGACAGTTCGAGGTCTTACGAGCCGCTGAATAAATTGTCGAAGAAGTCGCTGCGTGAGAACGCAGCGGAATATCCACCGCCGCAGGCTTCCTTGTTTAACGGATATCCGAACGATTCCGGGGCTCGAACGATTGCGAGCTACAACTCCAATTGCAATTTTCTCGCCAACAAGACGATTGATCAGACCCGATCGATAGCCGCCGTTCGCCATCAGAATTATCCGGCGTGTTACGTGCTGGTGCCGTATTTTTATTCGAAGGACGCAATCGCTTGTCCGCAATCCTCTCTTACTCATCAGGATCGCCGATTATACGGCTGCAACGAGCAGATCGATGTCTCCTATCTGAATTCCCTCCAAATCGGCGAGAAGCTTAGCGATCACGAAGTCTGGCACGGTGGGGTCCTGACGAAGGTGGGAAAAGGCGACGCGATATTGCGTACAGCCAATCCGTTTGCTACTACGTCGCGCTACGTTCAAAATTGCACGCCGAATCGCGTCCTGAATTGCACGCCTACAGAAAACGCGACGTCCTGTCTTATTCCGTTCGACGTGGCGAGCGACAATGAGGACAAACGGCCCAGACCGATCCTGAAGCAGGAAACCACTCGTGttgaatag